In the genome of candidate division WOR-3 bacterium, one region contains:
- a CDS encoding NAD-dependent epimerase/dehydratase family protein produces MKILVTGGSGFLGVNMIRKLIEKGKHDIISLDIEPFNYPEKDIVKTIVGDIRNPDTVSEACEGVDIIIHTAAALPLYKKNDIYSTDVDGTRILLEEAYKRKMDRFIQISSTAVYGVPDHHPIYEDDKLSGVGDYGKAKIIAENLCLEYREKGLCVPILRPKSFIGPERLGVFTLLYDWALEGRNFPLLGKGKNRYQLLDVEDFCDAIYICLTAEKKAVNDTFNIGAKVFGTMKEDYQAVLDRAGFGKKIKTIPAKPAITALKVLEFFKMSPLYMWVYETASKDSFVSIEKAEKTLGYAPKFSNQAALLRNFKWYSENRSSFGKTGVSHRVPWSQGALRLAKLFF; encoded by the coding sequence ATGAAAATACTTGTCACGGGAGGTTCAGGATTCCTGGGCGTCAACATGATAAGGAAGCTGATCGAAAAAGGGAAACATGACATAATATCACTCGACATAGAACCTTTTAATTACCCGGAAAAGGATATCGTTAAGACGATTGTTGGAGACATAAGAAACCCCGACACGGTTTCAGAGGCTTGTGAAGGAGTCGATATAATAATCCACACAGCCGCCGCTCTTCCGCTATACAAAAAAAATGACATATATTCGACGGATGTCGATGGAACGAGGATTCTGCTCGAAGAGGCGTACAAAAGAAAAATGGACAGGTTCATACAGATATCATCGACAGCTGTTTACGGCGTTCCCGACCACCATCCGATATACGAAGATGACAAGCTCTCGGGCGTAGGTGACTATGGAAAAGCGAAGATTATAGCGGAGAATTTATGCTTGGAATACAGGGAAAAGGGTTTATGCGTTCCAATTCTAAGGCCAAAATCTTTTATTGGACCGGAAAGGTTGGGAGTGTTCACTCTGCTCTATGACTGGGCTCTTGAGGGCAGGAATTTTCCGCTTTTGGGGAAAGGAAAAAACAGGTACCAACTGCTCGACGTAGAAGACTTTTGCGACGCGATTTATATTTGTTTAACAGCGGAAAAAAAAGCAGTCAATGACACTTTCAACATCGGAGCGAAAGTATTCGGAACGATGAAGGAAGACTATCAAGCGGTCTTGGATAGGGCTGGATTTGGTAAAAAGATAAAAACAATCCCAGCTAAACCGGCTATTACGGCTTTGAAGGTTTTAGAGTTTTTTAAAATGTCGCCACTTTATATGTGGGTCTATGAGACCGCGAGTAAAGATTCTTTTGTCAGTATAGAAAAGGCGGAGAAGACATTGGGGTATGCGCCTAAGTTTTCGAATCAAGCTGCTCTGCTCAGGAATTTCAAGTGGTACAGCGAAAACAGATCATCTTTCGGAAAAACAGGAGTTTCTCACCGCGTTCCCTGGAGCCAGGGGGCATTGAGGCTTGCAAAATTGTTTTTTTGA
- a CDS encoding FAD-binding protein: MFDIVVIGGGPSGAAFAWLASKHFKVLILEKRELQAHVPKSVTDEKNCGGLLAPDAQRMLAKFGLGLPLEVLVEPQLFSVRAIDLLSKVERHYQRHYINIDRYKFDRWFLNLAREKAEVEYGAYYVSHSESKHGFEVLYRKNGEEKKVRVKILVGADGAFSRVRARVFPSKKIRTYLSFQQWFRTANFAPYFCSVFDPRVTDFYSWVIPKGDMLILGSAFTKNDDIHGKMRFLKENLSNSGIEFGKMIYEKGCFLLRPSGLNELVFSKGRTALIGEAGGFISPSSAEGLSYALWSALNLFKSLGKDPDNFSAAYARQSAGIFLNITGKLMKSPFLFNTNLRNAIMKSNLNSVNVIYEK, from the coding sequence ATGTTCGATATCGTTGTCATAGGAGGCGGCCCATCGGGAGCTGCCTTTGCTTGGTTGGCTTCGAAACATTTTAAAGTTTTGATCTTGGAAAAAAGGGAACTACAAGCACACGTTCCGAAATCGGTGACTGATGAGAAAAATTGCGGCGGGCTTCTCGCTCCAGACGCTCAGAGAATGCTCGCGAAATTCGGCTTGGGACTTCCCCTTGAAGTCCTCGTCGAACCCCAGCTGTTCTCGGTTAGGGCCATTGACCTTTTGAGCAAAGTTGAAAGACACTACCAGAGACATTACATAAACATCGACAGGTACAAGTTTGACAGATGGTTTTTAAACCTCGCCAGGGAAAAGGCTGAAGTGGAATACGGTGCTTATTATGTCTCTCATTCGGAGTCAAAACACGGCTTTGAAGTCCTGTACCGTAAAAACGGTGAAGAAAAAAAAGTTAGGGTTAAAATTTTAGTTGGTGCTGACGGCGCTTTTTCCCGTGTTAGAGCGAGGGTATTCCCTTCAAAGAAAATCAGGACTTATTTGTCTTTCCAGCAGTGGTTTCGAACTGCCAATTTCGCGCCGTATTTTTGTTCGGTTTTCGATCCCCGTGTCACGGATTTTTATTCTTGGGTTATCCCAAAAGGGGATATGTTGATTTTGGGGTCGGCTTTCACAAAGAACGATGATATCCACGGGAAAATGAGATTTCTGAAAGAAAATCTATCCAATTCAGGCATAGAATTCGGGAAAATGATATATGAGAAAGGATGTTTTCTGCTGAGGCCTTCTGGTTTGAATGAGCTCGTTTTTTCAAAGGGCAGAACCGCTTTAATTGGAGAAGCGGGGGGATTTATAAGCCCGAGTTCAGCCGAAGGATTGAGCTATGCTCTATGGAGCGCTTTGAATCTTTTCAAAAGCCTCGGGAAAGACCCGGATAATTTTTCAGCCGCATACGCGAGGCAATCGGCTGGAATATTCCTGAACATAACAGGAAAACTGATGAAATCGCCTTTTTTATTCAATACAAACTTGAGAAACGCTATAATGAAATCTAATTTAAACAGCGTGAATGTCATATATGAAAAGTAG
- a CDS encoding ferritin-like domain-containing protein — MGEKGIQILKINVDQLLKVLNKAFSDEWLAYYQYWIGSKVVKGPMKEAVIAELVQHSADELRHADMLSARIIQLGGTPVLKPEDWYKLTNCGYDSPDDPFVKTILEQNVKGERCAINTYSDILELVESKDPVTYNLVLQILQDEVEHEEDLQALVEDFEMIISKK; from the coding sequence ATGGGAGAAAAAGGAATTCAGATTTTAAAAATCAACGTCGACCAGCTTCTCAAAGTCCTAAATAAAGCGTTTTCAGACGAGTGGTTGGCTTATTATCAGTATTGGATAGGCTCCAAAGTCGTAAAGGGGCCGATGAAAGAAGCAGTGATCGCTGAACTCGTCCAGCATTCAGCGGATGAACTCAGGCACGCGGACATGCTTTCTGCGAGAATAATACAACTCGGGGGCACTCCAGTTCTGAAACCTGAAGACTGGTATAAATTGACAAACTGCGGATATGATTCTCCAGATGACCCATTCGTAAAAACTATTTTGGAACAGAACGTAAAAGGCGAAAGATGCGCCATCAATACCTACTCGGATATTTTGGAACTCGTTGAGAGCAAAGATCCCGTGACTTACAATTTGGTTCTTCAAATACTTCAAGACGAAGTGGAGCACGAAGAGGATCTGCAAGCTCTTGTGGAAGACTTTGAAATGATAATTTCAAAAAAATAA
- a CDS encoding metal-sensing transcriptional repressor, which yields MKNEKDRIIINLKKSRTHIDKIIQMVEEDKECISIMQQNLAVIGLLRSSHEMLLHRHLKTCFAKAFSTGNQGTKNRMIEEVISVSKLFNR from the coding sequence ATGAAAAACGAAAAGGACAGAATCATTATTAATTTAAAGAAATCGCGGACCCACATAGACAAGATCATTCAAATGGTGGAAGAAGACAAAGAGTGCATATCTATAATGCAGCAGAATCTCGCTGTAATCGGACTTTTAAGGTCTTCACACGAAATGCTTCTTCACCGCCATCTCAAGACTTGCTTTGCCAAAGCTTTCAGCACAGGAAATCAAGGGACAAAAAACCGAATGATAGAAGAAGTGATTTCTGTTTCAAAACTCTTCAACAGGTAA
- the cadA gene encoding cadmium-translocating P-type ATPase, protein MKSVTFNIKGMNCASCAAGIEKFLSSKEGIKKAFVNISTGKGYFEYDEALVRQGDILEAIKKLGYSAEKEDRNPYSILTKNSQGAEVKKLLSKFILSFILGLPLLYLSMGPMLGINLIKTGHVVNSIAQFILTTAIMVVNWNIYASGVKKLILRNPNMDSLVEIGTLAAYTYSVVLSIQSIFDKNYHTHHLYYEGAAFILVFISLGKFLESFAKNKTRGSVEKLLDLQPKKAFIEKDGKETEIQTHLIRPGYVVVVRPGKVIPTDGIIVSGNTFVDEKSITGESLPVEKTVGDQVVGGTVNLNGFIKFTASKESEDTVLSNIIKTVFNALNTKAPIQLLADKISFYFVPAVLSIAILTFILWMFAGKPFVFALTVFVSVLIIACPCSLGLATPTAVMMGMGLAAKRGILVKKSEALEQACRIDEIIFDKTGTLTEGKIVLSAISIFNDFSETEALSLALSLESKSEHPVAVALSDYAKSKKAEKAEVSDLSVFPGKGIIGKIYGREVAIGTLRFLTEIVKDTAALNTLRKNSFTSAFMSVSGKPAAVFSFSDPLRKEAPEVVRKLKKMGIKVLMITGDMNPVAASIAEKAGISDFYAEVLPMEKSDRVKEIKKSGKTVAMVGDGINDAPALASADIGMALGGGTDIAIETGDIVLVKNNLNDVLRAIELSRFTMKKIRQNLFWAFFYNLLGIPIAAGVLYPFTGWLLNPVFAAVAMSFSSVSVVMNSLSMKFYRGR, encoded by the coding sequence ATGAAATCTGTCACTTTCAACATAAAAGGCATGAATTGCGCGTCATGCGCGGCTGGAATCGAAAAGTTTCTCTCTTCGAAAGAAGGAATAAAAAAGGCTTTTGTCAACATCTCAACAGGAAAAGGATATTTTGAATACGACGAGGCCCTTGTCAGGCAAGGCGATATTCTTGAAGCCATTAAAAAGTTAGGTTACTCAGCCGAAAAGGAGGACAGGAACCCTTACTCTATTCTCACCAAAAATAGCCAAGGTGCGGAAGTAAAAAAACTTTTATCAAAATTCATATTGTCTTTTATCCTGGGGTTGCCTCTGCTCTATTTGTCGATGGGTCCTATGTTAGGAATCAACTTGATAAAGACGGGACATGTGGTAAATTCAATCGCTCAGTTCATTTTGACCACAGCAATAATGGTTGTGAACTGGAATATTTACGCTTCAGGTGTCAAAAAACTTATACTCAGAAACCCCAACATGGATTCACTCGTCGAAATAGGCACTCTTGCGGCTTATACCTATTCGGTTGTGCTGTCTATTCAATCGATTTTTGACAAGAATTATCATACACATCATCTCTACTACGAAGGGGCTGCTTTCATTCTCGTTTTTATATCCCTGGGAAAATTTTTGGAAAGTTTTGCCAAAAATAAGACCCGGGGTTCAGTGGAAAAACTTTTAGACCTTCAGCCAAAGAAAGCTTTTATTGAAAAGGACGGGAAGGAAACCGAGATTCAGACTCATTTGATCAGACCCGGATATGTTGTAGTCGTCAGGCCGGGGAAGGTTATCCCGACAGACGGAATAATCGTCAGTGGAAACACTTTCGTCGATGAGAAATCTATAACAGGTGAAAGCCTACCCGTTGAAAAAACCGTCGGAGATCAGGTTGTAGGAGGAACTGTCAATTTAAACGGATTCATAAAATTTACAGCATCTAAAGAGAGCGAGGACACCGTCTTGTCCAACATTATCAAAACTGTTTTCAACGCTCTCAACACCAAAGCCCCAATTCAGCTTCTTGCAGACAAAATTTCATTTTATTTTGTCCCGGCGGTTCTCTCGATCGCAATTTTGACGTTCATTCTTTGGATGTTCGCAGGAAAACCGTTCGTCTTCGCCTTGACTGTTTTCGTGTCTGTTCTTATTATCGCCTGTCCTTGTTCTTTGGGGCTCGCGACTCCGACAGCAGTGATGATGGGAATGGGGCTGGCGGCTAAAAGGGGTATTCTCGTTAAAAAAAGCGAAGCCCTCGAACAAGCTTGTAGAATTGACGAGATAATATTCGACAAGACAGGCACCCTTACCGAAGGAAAAATCGTGCTGAGCGCCATCTCGATTTTCAATGATTTTTCCGAAACAGAAGCGCTTTCTTTAGCCCTCTCACTGGAGTCTAAATCAGAACATCCCGTAGCCGTAGCCCTGTCGGACTACGCAAAGAGCAAAAAAGCCGAAAAAGCAGAAGTTTCCGATCTATCGGTCTTCCCGGGCAAAGGCATAATAGGTAAAATTTACGGCAGAGAAGTGGCAATCGGAACCCTTAGATTCCTGACTGAAATTGTCAAAGATACCGCCGCGCTAAACACCCTCAGGAAAAATAGCTTCACTTCAGCCTTTATGTCCGTCTCCGGTAAACCTGCCGCGGTTTTCTCGTTTTCCGACCCCCTGAGGAAGGAAGCTCCCGAAGTCGTCAGAAAGCTCAAAAAAATGGGCATAAAAGTCCTTATGATAACAGGAGACATGAATCCTGTGGCCGCTTCGATCGCCGAAAAGGCAGGAATAAGTGATTTTTACGCCGAAGTCTTGCCCATGGAAAAATCCGACAGAGTCAAAGAAATAAAAAAATCAGGGAAAACGGTGGCTATGGTAGGAGACGGAATAAACGATGCTCCCGCACTGGCTTCAGCCGATATAGGCATGGCTCTTGGAGGCGGAACCGACATAGCAATAGAAACCGGAGATATCGTCCTCGTGAAAAACAATTTGAATGATGTTTTGAGAGCCATAGAGCTTTCTCGGTTCACAATGAAAAAAATAAGGCAAAACCTGTTCTGGGCTTTTTTCTATAACCTTCTTGGTATACCAATAGCCGCGGGTGTTCTTTATCCTTTTACCGGTTGGCTCTTGAATCCGGTTTTCGCCGCCGTGGCGATGTCGTTTTCTTCCGTAAGCGTGGTCATGAATTCGCTGTCAATGAAATTTTACAGGGGGCGTTGA
- a CDS encoding lamin tail domain-containing protein, with protein MKTLFFIFSMLIAFTLTAQTPDVVINEFKLKGSEWVELYNTTSGAIDLTGWTLRSVIDGDTFSIASGTNIAGNSHLLLDFGSTYYMDNDGDSFFLLNNSSNIVDYIAFGNLGPVPVFEQTWTISRITDGLFTNPNDANDFNVDGTPTPDSANDAHPAPLNGVVCLNEIDPYPAGGSSNPDSLELYNPNDSIVNLEGWMISDGDDFAVLTSSHVIPAHGYLVIDENEFTSFDFASQDVFYLFTPDTQRVEQMGWYGTYNDTTYQRVPDGAGPHDGYDWVSSGGEVTLFDKQETWGATNGTVYVEEEIPSVNMPAEYALFCPYLSRSGSVEISFMAPGNFTLGIYSLDGRLVKELFSGRTDNRTSMTWDLSDSEGRPVAQGRYMLMLSDEMHHLSVKLQVLY; from the coding sequence ATGAAGACTTTGTTTTTTATCTTTTCAATGCTTATCGCATTCACTCTGACTGCTCAGACTCCTGATGTAGTCATAAACGAATTCAAATTAAAAGGTTCTGAATGGGTTGAACTATACAATACGACTTCAGGGGCTATTGATCTTACAGGCTGGACGCTTCGTTCTGTCATTGACGGTGACACTTTCAGCATAGCTTCAGGCACTAATATCGCAGGTAATTCACACCTTTTGCTCGATTTCGGGTCAACATATTATATGGACAACGACGGAGATTCTTTTTTTCTCTTAAACAATTCAAGCAATATCGTGGACTATATCGCGTTTGGCAATCTCGGACCGGTCCCTGTTTTTGAACAAACCTGGACGATTTCGAGAATTACAGACGGTCTTTTCACAAATCCAAACGACGCCAACGATTTCAACGTAGATGGAACTCCGACACCCGACAGCGCTAACGACGCCCATCCAGCTCCTCTCAACGGCGTGGTGTGCCTCAATGAAATCGACCCCTATCCAGCTGGAGGTTCTTCAAATCCCGACTCACTCGAGCTTTACAACCCTAACGACAGCATTGTCAACCTGGAAGGTTGGATGATTTCTGACGGCGATGATTTTGCAGTCCTGACCTCATCACATGTAATTCCAGCCCATGGTTATTTGGTAATAGATGAAAACGAGTTCACGAGCTTTGATTTTGCAAGTCAAGATGTATTTTACCTTTTTACTCCTGACACCCAGAGAGTTGAACAGATGGGTTGGTATGGCACATACAACGACACGACTTATCAGAGGGTACCCGACGGAGCTGGTCCGCACGACGGTTATGACTGGGTGAGCTCCGGTGGAGAAGTGACTCTTTTCGATAAACAAGAGACGTGGGGGGCGACAAACGGGACGGTTTATGTCGAAGAAGAAATTCCATCAGTGAACATGCCGGCGGAATACGCTCTTTTCTGCCCTTATCTCTCCCGAAGTGGATCAGTAGAAATTTCTTTCATGGCGCCTGGAAATTTTACGCTGGGTATATATTCCCTTGACGGCAGGCTTGTAAAAGAATTGTTTTCCGGCAGAACGGATAACAGAACTTCTATGACGTGGGATTTAAGCGACAGTGAAGGAAGACCGGTTGCTCAGGGTCGTTATATGCTTATGTTGTCTGACGAGATGCACCATTTGTCGGTTAAACTCCAAGTATTGTATTGA
- a CDS encoding lamin tail domain-containing protein, with amino-acid sequence MKKIQFLFALFVTASIEAQTPQVVINEFVPKGTEWVELYNTTSIAVDLTGWKLTSSIDGDSFEISTGTISGNSHFLCNGFSLMDNDGDSLFLVKPGDTIVDFVAFGDAGSAPVSPMNYSVSRITDGYWTGNIGHDFNMDLTPTQNAPNDAKPAPLNGFLVINEIDPYPTGGNDSIELVNISFTDTVNTAGWMLSDGDEIDTIHTHIVPPRSFLVIDESEFGFDFASQDVCYLFSSDTSRLEQLGWSGEYNDFSLQRIPNGSGPRDGFNWISSGGGTTLFDTTATWGSPNGFMSIEVTYPNGGETLYAGDTLEVTWIGTAVAYDVYISYDGGVSWDTIADSATSSPLFELPRHISSNCLVCVFSDEDYFFFDNSDSVFTILDTLPLGDTIEVYYDSSAATGYYYWGGVGEGSAMRLTAPAQRGPFRLIGAKYYLQDATTGSNIFDCKVFNWAGTEPGMEEFTQNVTFPLLGSPQWYTVDVSAQYLNVDAGEDFVVGIFYDGVNQPTWGFYAQTNNRAWDYDGSSWSQWSSEIYCIRALLADLNGVVEEIGNDVSIEKPSVRFSDALFGGGSYISYAVPSYGRVVIQLFDVTGREVRTILDRQEQPGLRHIPFDGRDGRGFLLSKGVYFVRLQSSDGSSSCKITVVE; translated from the coding sequence ATGAAGAAGATTCAGTTTTTGTTTGCTCTTTTTGTGACGGCGTCAATCGAAGCCCAGACTCCTCAAGTCGTCATAAACGAGTTCGTCCCCAAAGGAACCGAATGGGTGGAACTCTACAATACAACTTCAATTGCGGTTGATTTGACCGGATGGAAACTGACTTCGTCAATAGATGGAGACTCTTTTGAGATTTCAACCGGAACCATAAGCGGCAATTCCCATTTTCTCTGCAATGGTTTTTCCCTGATGGACAACGACGGTGATTCACTTTTTCTCGTAAAACCCGGCGACACGATAGTTGATTTTGTAGCTTTTGGAGACGCTGGCTCCGCGCCGGTTTCTCCTATGAACTATTCTGTGTCGAGAATAACAGACGGTTACTGGACTGGCAACATAGGGCACGATTTCAATATGGATCTCACCCCGACACAGAACGCTCCAAACGACGCAAAACCCGCTCCGCTCAACGGTTTTTTGGTTATCAACGAGATAGACCCTTATCCTACAGGCGGGAATGACTCAATAGAACTGGTAAACATCTCTTTTACAGACACTGTAAACACCGCGGGATGGATGTTATCTGACGGAGATGAAATAGACACGATTCACACGCACATTGTCCCGCCGAGGTCTTTTCTCGTCATAGACGAGTCTGAATTCGGATTTGATTTTGCATCCCAGGATGTCTGTTATCTTTTTTCCTCCGACACTTCAAGACTGGAACAACTTGGATGGTCAGGCGAATACAACGATTTTTCCCTTCAGAGAATACCAAACGGATCAGGGCCGAGAGACGGTTTTAACTGGATTTCTTCAGGCGGCGGGACGACATTATTCGACACGACAGCAACATGGGGATCACCAAATGGTTTCATGTCAATTGAGGTGACATATCCGAATGGCGGTGAAACTCTATATGCGGGAGATACACTTGAGGTCACGTGGATTGGCACCGCAGTAGCTTACGATGTCTATATAAGTTACGACGGCGGAGTTTCTTGGGATACGATTGCAGACTCGGCGACATCTTCTCCTCTTTTTGAGTTGCCAAGACATATATCCAGCAATTGCCTGGTCTGTGTATTCAGCGATGAAGACTATTTCTTTTTTGACAATTCCGATTCAGTTTTCACTATACTCGACACTCTTCCTCTCGGCGACACAATCGAAGTTTACTACGATTCTTCTGCCGCAACGGGTTATTATTATTGGGGAGGGGTTGGAGAAGGATCCGCTATGAGGCTCACGGCGCCAGCTCAAAGAGGCCCTTTCAGACTCATAGGGGCGAAGTACTATCTTCAAGACGCGACAACCGGCAGCAATATATTTGACTGCAAGGTCTTTAACTGGGCAGGAACAGAACCAGGTATGGAAGAGTTCACGCAAAATGTCACGTTTCCTTTGCTCGGTTCCCCGCAGTGGTACACTGTGGACGTATCGGCTCAATACTTGAACGTTGACGCTGGGGAGGATTTTGTAGTCGGTATTTTTTACGACGGCGTCAATCAGCCGACATGGGGATTTTACGCTCAGACAAACAACAGAGCATGGGATTACGACGGTTCAAGCTGGTCGCAGTGGTCAAGCGAGATTTATTGCATAAGAGCTCTTTTGGCTGATCTGAATGGCGTGGTAGAGGAAATTGGAAACGATGTGTCGATAGAAAAACCGAGCGTCAGGTTCTCAGATGCCCTCTTCGGCGGAGGCTCTTATATTTCCTACGCTGTGCCATCTTACGGAAGGGTTGTCATCCAATTGTTCGACGTAACTGGAAGGGAAGTCAGAACGATACTCGACAGACAGGAACAGCCCGGACTCAGGCACATTCCTTTCGACGGCAGGGATGGTCGCGGCTTCCTTTTGTCTAAAGGAGTTTATTTCGTCAGACTCCAGAGCTCTGACGGAAGCTCTTCATGCAAGATTACTGTAGTAGAATAA
- a CDS encoding NUDIX hydrolase, with the protein MIREEMLKSETIFEGKIITVKKDTVRISEEKSAYREIALHKPAVAVVPVFDEGIFLVKQFRYATGEFLWEIPAGIMEPGENPQQTAIRELIEETSLRPEKLEHLCSFYTTPGFSNEEVIIFISKDLHHDSSLQPDPDENIEKKLFSLGELSLAVRNGTIKDSKTLIGICFALEKIQQGF; encoded by the coding sequence ATGATAAGAGAAGAAATGTTAAAATCAGAGACCATATTCGAGGGAAAAATCATCACTGTAAAAAAGGACACTGTCAGAATATCCGAAGAAAAAAGCGCTTATAGAGAAATTGCCCTTCACAAACCCGCTGTGGCTGTAGTACCTGTTTTCGACGAAGGGATCTTCCTGGTCAAACAGTTCCGATACGCTACAGGCGAATTTCTCTGGGAGATACCCGCTGGAATAATGGAACCCGGCGAGAATCCTCAACAGACAGCTATTCGAGAACTCATTGAAGAGACAAGTCTAAGGCCTGAAAAACTCGAGCATTTATGCAGTTTTTACACAACTCCAGGGTTTTCGAACGAAGAGGTGATAATTTTCATTTCCAAAGATCTTCACCACGATTCATCTCTTCAACCCGACCCCGATGAAAACATCGAAAAAAAGCTTTTTTCCCTGGGAGAACTGTCCCTTGCTGTCAGAAATGGAACTATAAAAGACTCAAAGACTTTAATAGGGATTTGTTTTGCTCTTGAAAAAATTCAGCAAGGCTTTTGA